In Euphorbia lathyris chromosome 10, ddEupLath1.1, whole genome shotgun sequence, a single genomic region encodes these proteins:
- the LOC136208840 gene encoding CASP-like protein 5A1: MNGNRPTVHPVEAPPLTEGPLNGPRMRMKEVEGMPGTHGGLSLRLAQFIFGLVSVCVMSSTSDFRSVTAFRYLVIAVCLQIFWSLSLAIIDVYALMVRRSLRKRIILRLFTIGDGITSTLTFAAACASAGITVLVGNDLNKCSVNHCAKFEAATAMAFISWFAMTPSFLMNFWSLATQ; encoded by the exons ATGAATGGTAACCGGCCGACGGTGCATCCGGTGGAAGCGCCGCCGTTGACGGAGGGGCCTCTGAACGGACCAAGGATGAGGATGAAAGAGGTTGAAGGTATGCCCGGAACTCACGGTGGACTTTCTCTCCGACTTGCTCAATTCATATTTGGTCTTGTATCTGTTTGTGTTATGTCCTCAACGAGTGATTTTCGCTCTGTCACTGCTTTTCG TTACCTTGTTATAGCTGTTTGTCTCCAAATATTTTGGAGCTTGTCCTTGGCGATTATTGATGTGTATGCGCTCATGGTGAGAAGAAGTCTTCGGAAACGCATTATTCTTCGTCTTTTTACCATTGGCGATGGG ATTACATCGACCCTCACCTTTGCAGCTGCGTGTGCATCTGCTGGAATCACAGTACTTGTAGGCAATGATCTTAACAAGTGTTCTGTAAACCACTGTGCTAAGTTCGAAGCGGCTACGGCCATGGCATTCATTAGTTGGTTTGCTATGACACCGTCGTTTCTAATGAATTTCTGGTCATTAGCTACCCAGTAA
- the LOC136209246 gene encoding uncharacterized protein: MGGERKKILAGLAVAMFLGIAVYFRLWSIDYAISSDDAELIRKQFDLANRDAMDESAEWRMRYDEEAERAAKCDKELVEIKQKVEDAASFTQQLTMLQKENMDLMGRIERLKKELEIAKSRCR, encoded by the exons ATGGGCGGTGAAAGGAAGAAGATATTGGCAGGATTAGCGGTGGCTATGTTTCTTGGAATTGCAGTTTACTTCAGGCTATGGTCAATTGATTATGCCATTTCTTCTGATGATGCTGAATTAATAAG aaaacaATTTGATCTCGCAAACAGGGATGCAATGGATGAATCTGCTGAATGGAGAATGAGATATGATGAGGAAGCAGAGAGGGCTGCCAAGTGTGATAAGGAACTAGTAGAG ATCAAGCAGAAAGTGGAAGATGCAGCTAGTTTTACCCAACAACTGACAATGCTGCAAAAG GAAAACATGGATTTGATGGGAAGGATAGAGAGATTaaagaaggagctggagattgCTAAATCTAGGTGTCGTTGA
- the LOC136208788 gene encoding ubiquitin-like protein 5, with protein MLEVVLNDRLGKKVRVKCNDDDTIGDLKKLVAAQTGTRAEKIRIQKWYTIYKDHITLRDYEIHDGMGLELYYN; from the coding sequence ATGTTGGAGGTGGTTTTGAACGATCGATTGGGGAAGAAGGTTAGAGTGAAGTGCAACGATGATGACACCATCGGCGACCTGAAAAAGCTGGTGGCGGCGCAGACCGGCACTAGAGCCGAGAAGATACGCATTCAGAAGTGGTATACCATATACAAGGATCATATAACTCTCAGGGATTACGAAATCCATGACGGCATGGGTCTCGAGCTTTACTACAACTAA